Proteins encoded within one genomic window of Onychostoma macrolepis isolate SWU-2019 chromosome 11, ASM1243209v1, whole genome shotgun sequence:
- the tegt gene encoding probable Bax inhibitor 1: MVVSCDHLSSRKMNVFDRNINFDALLKFSQISRSTQQHLKNVYASLAVCLLVAAAGSYIYIITGLFQGGLTMLGSLAMMGWLAMTPHSPQTEKKRLAILAAFAFFTGLGLGPLMDYVISVNPSIILTAFLGTSVIFACFTLSALYAQRRSYLFLGGTLMSGLTVLLLVSVLNMFFASAIVFKAHVYLGLAIMCGFVLFDTQLIIEKAEMGDKDYIWHCVDLFLDFVTIFRKLVIILSMNEKEKKKEKK; the protein is encoded by the exons GTGGTTTCCTGTGATCACTTAAGCAGCAGAAAAATGAACGTGTTTGATCGCAACATAAACTTTGACGCTCTCTTAAAGTTCTCTCAAAT CTCTCGCTCGACTCAGCAGCACCTGAAGAATGTCTATGCCAGTCTGGCTGTGTGTTTGCTGGTGGCAGCCGCCGGCTCCTACATCTACATCATCACAGGTCTTTTTCAG GGTGGGCTGACCATGCTTGGATCACTGGCTATGATGGGTTGGCTTGCCATGACCCCTCACAGCCCTCAGACAGAGAAGAAGAGATTGGCCATCCTCGCTGCTTTTGCTTTCTTCACAG GTCTTGGACTCGGCCCGCTCATGGACTACGTCATTAGTGTCAACCCAAG CATCATCCTGACTGCTTTCCTGGGCACCTCTGTCATCTTTGCCTGCTTCACATTGAGTGCCCTCTATGCACAGCGCAGAAGTTATCTCTTCTTGGGag gCACTCTGATGTCAGGGCTGACTGTTCTTCTGCTTGTATCTGTCCTCAATATGTTCTTCGCCTCAGCAATAGTCTTTAAG gCTCATGTGTATCTGGGTCTGGCCATCATGTGTGGCTTTGTGCTGTTTGACACACAGCTAATTATTGAGAAGGCAGAAATGGGAGACAAAGATTACATCTG gcaTTGTGTTGACCTCTTCCTGGACTTTGTGACCATCTTCAGAAAGCTTGTTATCATCCTCTCTATGAATGAGAAG gaaaagaagaaggagaagaagtaA